The proteins below are encoded in one region of Populus alba chromosome 2, ASM523922v2, whole genome shotgun sequence:
- the LOC118044133 gene encoding protoheme IX farnesyltransferase, mitochondrial — MWRNTCKLLSNPNYNHNHNHLKSSYYSSSNFNAVFGWAPSLATHYCSYPSSATSGPLKLGISSHKSDGIRSFSSSSAAGPAVVDHLSPSLASAVQLGRHYTRCYWELSKARLSMLVVATSGTGYVLGSAGSAVDLAGLCWTCAGTMMVASSANSLNQVFEKNNDAKMKRTRLRPLPSRRLTIPHALTWASSVGVAGAAILACKANMLAAGLGVSNLILYAFVYTPLKQIHPVNTWVGAVVGAIPPLLGWAAASGEVSLNSMILPAALYFWQIPHFMALAYLCRSDYAAGGFKMFSLADASGRRTAAVALRNCLYLVPLGFLACDWGVTSSWFCLESSLLTLAISALAFSFYLNRTTQNARRMFHASLLYLPVFMSGLLFHRVSDNQQCISEDSLGRITELEPVVQGRENLKHGNQETNSAIGKQARAPVAYASAAPFPFLPAPSYATS; from the exons ATGTGGAGAAATACCTGCAAGCTGTTATCAAACcctaattataatcataatcataatcatctGAAATCCTCCTATTATTCCTCATCCAATTTCAATGCTGTCTTTGGATGGGCACCATCACTAGCAACTCACTATTGCTCATACCCATCCTCAGCCACTTCTGGTCCCTTAAAATTAGGGATTTCAAGTCACAAATCCGATGGAATTCGATCCTTTTCCTCAAGTTCTGCTGCCGGCCCTGCAGTTGTTGATCATCTGTCCCCGTCTCTGGCTTCGGCCGTGCAGTTGGGTCGCCACTACACTCGATGCTATTGGGAGCTCTCCAAAGCTCGCCTGAG CATGTTAGTTGTGGCGACTTCTGGAACGGGATATGTCCTGGGGAGTGCTGGGAGTGCCGTTGATTTGGCTGGACTTTGTTGGACTTGTGCTGGTACTATGATGGTTGCTTCATCTGCTAATTCTCTTAATCAG GTTTTTGAGAAGAATAACGATGccaaaatgaaaagaacaaGGCTAAGACCATTACCTTCAAGGCGCTTGACAATACCTCATGCCCTCACCTGGGCATCTTCTGTTGGGGTAGCTGGCGCTGCTATACTAGCTTGCAAG GCTAATATGTTGGCAGCTGGGCTTGGAGTTTCCAATCTCATCCTCTATGCATTTGTCTATACACCACTGAAGCAGATTCACCCAGTCAACACATGGGTTGGGGCTGTTGTTGGTGCTATTCCACCACTTCTAGG GTGGGCTGCAGCTTCTGGCGAGGTTTCACTAAACTCCATGATTCTCCCTGCTGCTCTGTATTTTTGGCAAATACCCCATTTTATGGCCCTCGCATATCTTTGTCGCAGTGATTATGCTGCTGGAGG GTTCAAGATGTTCTCTCTTGCTGATGCTTCTGGTCGGAGAACTGCTGCAGTAGCACTGAGGAACTGCCTGTATCTGGTTCCATTGGGTTTTTTAGCCTGTGATT GGGGTGTGACGTCCAGTTGGTTTTGTCTTGAATCATCACTTCTTACTCTAGCAATAAGTGCCCTAGCATTTTCATTCTATCTGAATCGAACAACACAGAATGCAAGGAGGATGTTTCATGCCAGCCTTTTGTACCTTCCTGTATTCATGTCCGGGCTACTTTTCCACCGTGTCTCCGATAATCAACAATGCATTTCCGAAGACAGTTTAGGTAGGATTACTGAGCTGGAACCTGTAGTGCAGGGCAGGGAAAACCTCAAGCATGGGAACCAGGAAACAAATTCCGCAATTGGCAAGCAAGCACGTGCACCTGTAGCATATGCTTCCGCAGcaccatttccttttcttcctgCACCTTCATACGCAACTTCCTAA